In Amycolatopsis methanolica 239, a single genomic region encodes these proteins:
- the metG gene encoding methionine--tRNA ligase, with product MSIPVLTAVAWPYANGPRHIGHVSGFGVPSDVFSRYQRMAGNRVLMVSGTDEHGTPITVQADKEGLTSQQTADKYTRQIGQDLQGLGLTYDLFTRTSTGNHAEVTQQIFLALHRNGYVVPKTTTGAISPSTGRTLPDRYIEGTCPICGYDGARGDQCDNCGNQLDAAELLNPKSRINGETPKFVETEHLFLDLPAFTESLGKWLSTKADWRPNVVNFTKNLLDDMRPRPITRDLDWGVKIPLDGWRDQPLKRFYVWFDAVIGYFSASVEWARRSGNPDAWQEFWTNPDARGYYFMGKDNITFHAQIWPALLLGHNGAGDKGGQVGPYGKLNLPDEIVSSEFLTMSGSKFSTSRGTVIYVNDFLREFGPDTLRYFIAVAGPETQDTDFTWDEFVRRTNFELANEWGNLVNRSISMAHKNNGAIPAPVKPAPADEELKALSRKAFETVGGHLQRSRFKLAATEAMRVVSAANRYLSDQEPWKLKDDPERRDAVLHTALQVVSDANTLLTPFLPHSAQKVHEALGGTGVWAAQPELQDVEDLDIPGRINPILTGDYAAEQARWESIPIEVGRPLAKPTPLFAKLDPKLGETGPEWAPIAQ from the coding sequence ATGAGCATCCCTGTGTTGACGGCGGTGGCCTGGCCTTATGCCAACGGGCCCCGTCACATCGGCCACGTCTCCGGCTTCGGCGTCCCGTCGGACGTGTTCTCGCGCTACCAGCGAATGGCCGGCAACCGGGTGCTCATGGTGTCCGGGACCGACGAGCACGGCACGCCGATCACGGTCCAGGCGGACAAGGAGGGCCTCACCTCCCAGCAGACCGCCGACAAGTACACCCGCCAGATCGGCCAGGACCTGCAGGGCCTCGGGCTGACCTACGACCTGTTCACCCGCACCAGCACCGGCAACCACGCCGAGGTCACGCAGCAGATCTTCCTCGCGCTGCACCGCAACGGCTACGTCGTGCCCAAGACCACGACCGGCGCGATCAGCCCGTCCACCGGCCGGACGCTGCCGGACCGCTACATCGAGGGCACCTGCCCGATCTGCGGTTACGACGGCGCGCGTGGCGACCAGTGCGACAACTGCGGCAACCAGCTGGACGCCGCGGAGCTGCTCAACCCGAAGTCGCGGATCAACGGTGAGACGCCGAAGTTCGTCGAGACCGAGCACCTGTTCCTCGACCTGCCGGCGTTCACCGAGAGCCTCGGCAAGTGGCTGTCGACCAAGGCCGACTGGCGGCCCAACGTCGTCAACTTCACCAAGAACCTGCTCGACGACATGCGGCCCCGCCCGATCACCCGCGACCTGGACTGGGGCGTGAAGATCCCGCTGGACGGCTGGCGTGACCAGCCGCTCAAGCGGTTCTACGTGTGGTTCGACGCGGTGATCGGTTACTTCTCGGCCAGCGTCGAGTGGGCCCGGCGCAGCGGGAACCCGGACGCCTGGCAGGAGTTCTGGACCAACCCGGACGCGCGCGGCTACTACTTCATGGGCAAGGACAACATCACCTTCCACGCCCAGATCTGGCCCGCGCTGCTGCTCGGCCACAACGGGGCCGGGGACAAGGGCGGCCAGGTCGGCCCGTACGGCAAGCTGAACCTGCCGGACGAGATCGTGTCGTCGGAGTTCCTGACCATGAGCGGGTCGAAGTTCTCCACCTCGCGCGGCACGGTCATCTACGTCAACGACTTCCTGCGCGAGTTCGGCCCGGACACCCTGCGCTACTTCATCGCGGTGGCCGGCCCGGAGACCCAGGACACCGACTTCACCTGGGACGAGTTCGTCCGCCGGACCAACTTCGAGCTGGCCAACGAGTGGGGCAACCTGGTCAACCGCTCGATCTCGATGGCGCACAAGAACAACGGCGCGATCCCGGCCCCGGTCAAGCCGGCGCCCGCGGACGAGGAGCTGAAGGCGCTGTCCCGCAAGGCGTTCGAGACCGTCGGCGGGCACCTGCAGCGGTCGCGGTTCAAGCTCGCGGCCACCGAGGCGATGCGGGTCGTGTCCGCGGCCAACCGGTACCTGTCCGACCAGGAGCCGTGGAAGCTCAAGGACGACCCGGAGCGCCGTGACGCGGTGCTGCACACCGCGCTGCAGGTCGTGTCGGACGCGAACACGCTGCTCACCCCGTTCCTGCCGCACTCGGCGCAGAAGGTGCACGAGGCGCTGGGGGGCACCGGCGTGTGGGCCGCGCAGCCGGAGCTGCAGGACGTCGAGGACCTGGACATCCCCGGCCGGATCAACCCGATCCTGACCGGCGACTACGCGGCCGAGCAGGCGCGCTGGGAGTCGATCCCGATCGAGGTCGGCCGTCCGCTGGCCAAGCCGACGCCGCTGTTCGCCAAGCTCGACCCGAAGCTCGGCGAGACCGGTCCGGAGTGGGCTCCGATCGCGCAGTGA
- a CDS encoding PadR family transcriptional regulator has protein sequence MSPTRLLVLGVVRMYGRAHGYQVRRELLTWSADRWANVQAGSIYHALKKMAAEGLLEAVPDEPEGRGPDRVAYRLTDDGETEFQVRLAQMIAETEGDGAQDAFAFAAALTFLPALPRDRALSLLRHRLTRLEGQLATTRSVLDGGADWRHPDHVGELYRLWGTNVEATIEWLRGLIKRLQDGEYVMADDPGRHFGAPPEIK, from the coding sequence GTGTCGCCGACGCGGCTACTGGTGCTGGGCGTCGTACGCATGTACGGCCGGGCGCACGGCTATCAGGTGCGGCGTGAGCTGCTGACCTGGTCGGCCGACCGCTGGGCGAACGTCCAGGCCGGGTCGATCTACCACGCGCTGAAGAAGATGGCGGCCGAAGGCCTGCTGGAGGCGGTGCCGGACGAACCGGAGGGACGCGGCCCGGACCGGGTCGCCTACCGGCTGACCGACGACGGCGAGACCGAATTCCAGGTCCGGCTGGCCCAGATGATCGCGGAGACCGAGGGCGACGGGGCGCAGGACGCGTTCGCCTTCGCCGCCGCGCTGACCTTCCTGCCCGCCCTGCCCCGCGACCGGGCCCTGTCCCTGCTGCGGCACCGGCTGACGCGGTTGGAGGGCCAGCTCGCGACCACCCGGAGCGTGCTGGACGGCGGCGCCGACTGGCGCCACCCGGACCACGTCGGCGAGCTGTACCGGCTGTGGGGCACGAACGTCGAGGCGACCATCGAGTGGCTGCGGGGCCTGATCAAGCGCCTGCAGGACGGCGAGTACGTCATGGCCGACGACCCGGGGCGCCACTTCGGCGCTCCTCCCGAGATCAAGTAA
- a CDS encoding daunorubicin resistance protein DrrA family ABC transporter ATP-binding protein, which yields MIKARGLARTFTARGRSVEAVKGVDIDVAEGELVGFLGPNGAGKTTTLRMLTTLLRPTAGEAQVAGRDLLADPVGVRRQIGYVAQGGGVTPEMKVLEEIELQGRLHGMSKEESLRRGRELIEQLDLVSLDDRLTKTLSGGQRRRLDIALSLIHDPKLIFFDEPTTGLDPQSRANLWEHIRRLRADHGVTLFLTTHYLDEADSLCDRILVIDNGEIVAEGSPDSLKARVSGDGVTIGVSPEFVGAAAEVAGRLAGAHEVTTGEAEVRFRVPRGDTALPELLRRLDSEGIAMTSMQVNRPTLDDVFLTLTGRSLRDAEQSQHHQEAAHVA from the coding sequence ATGATCAAGGCACGCGGCCTCGCGCGGACTTTCACCGCGCGCGGCCGCAGCGTCGAGGCCGTGAAGGGCGTCGACATCGACGTCGCCGAGGGTGAACTGGTGGGGTTCCTCGGCCCGAACGGCGCAGGCAAGACCACGACGCTGCGGATGCTGACCACGCTGCTGCGCCCGACCGCGGGCGAGGCGCAGGTGGCCGGACGTGACCTGCTCGCCGACCCGGTCGGCGTGCGAAGGCAGATCGGGTACGTCGCACAGGGCGGCGGCGTCACCCCGGAGATGAAGGTGCTCGAGGAGATCGAGCTGCAGGGCCGGCTGCACGGGATGTCGAAGGAGGAGTCGCTGCGGCGGGGCCGGGAGCTGATCGAGCAGCTCGACCTCGTGAGCCTGGACGACCGCCTGACGAAGACGCTGTCCGGCGGCCAGCGGCGGCGGCTGGACATCGCACTGAGCCTGATCCACGACCCGAAGCTGATCTTCTTCGACGAACCGACCACCGGGCTGGACCCGCAGAGCCGCGCCAACCTCTGGGAGCACATCCGGCGGCTGCGCGCGGACCACGGCGTGACGCTGTTCCTCACCACGCACTACCTCGACGAGGCCGACTCGCTGTGCGACCGGATCCTGGTGATCGACAACGGTGAGATCGTGGCCGAGGGGTCGCCCGACTCGCTCAAGGCGCGGGTGTCCGGCGACGGCGTGACGATCGGGGTGTCCCCGGAGTTCGTGGGCGCCGCCGCCGAGGTCGCCGGGCGCCTGGCGGGCGCGCACGAGGTGACCACCGGTGAAGCCGAGGTGCGGTTCCGCGTGCCGCGCGGGGACACCGCGCTGCCGGAACTGTTGCGGCGCCTGGACTCCGAAGGCATCGCGATGACGTCGATGCAGGTGAACCGGCCGACGCTGGACGACGTGTTCCTCACGCTCACCGGACGCTCGCTGCGGGACGCCGAGCAGTCCCAGCACCACCAGGAGGCCGCCCATGTTGCGTGA
- a CDS encoding ABC transporter permease yields MLRDTWLIFKRDWTLSMRNPAWVMIGIMQPVLYLVLFGPLMEKVVSSTPGFPPGTSWTILTPALIIQLALFSSSFAGFSLLMDYRSGVLERLRVTPASRVGLLLGKVVNNVIQAVIQAVLITVLAYVAFGLDAPIGGVLLSLVIVGLVAATLASASYAVALTLKSEQAFPALLNAVLMPVLLLSGILLPITSILAPDWLYAISRINPFTHVVDAERATFRGDLTMDALMTGSIILVVMTVLAVFWGTRTFQKENA; encoded by the coding sequence ATGTTGCGTGACACGTGGCTGATCTTCAAGCGGGACTGGACCCTGTCCATGCGCAACCCCGCGTGGGTGATGATCGGCATCATGCAGCCGGTGCTGTACCTGGTGCTGTTCGGGCCGTTGATGGAAAAGGTCGTCAGCAGCACGCCGGGCTTCCCGCCGGGCACCAGCTGGACCATCCTGACGCCGGCGCTGATCATCCAGCTGGCGTTGTTCAGCTCGTCGTTCGCCGGGTTCTCGCTGCTGATGGACTACCGCAGCGGCGTGCTGGAACGGCTGCGGGTGACGCCGGCCAGCAGGGTGGGGCTGTTGCTGGGCAAGGTCGTGAACAACGTGATCCAGGCGGTCATCCAGGCTGTGCTGATCACGGTGCTCGCGTATGTCGCTTTCGGACTGGACGCGCCGATCGGCGGGGTGCTGCTGAGCCTGGTGATCGTCGGCCTCGTCGCGGCGACACTGGCTTCGGCGTCCTACGCGGTGGCGCTGACGCTGAAGAGCGAGCAGGCCTTCCCGGCGCTGCTGAACGCCGTGCTGATGCCGGTGCTGCTGCTGTCCGGCATCCTGCTGCCGATCACCAGCATCCTCGCGCCGGACTGGCTCTACGCCATCTCGCGGATCAACCCGTTCACCCACGTCGTGGACGCGGAGCGGGCCACCTTCCGCGGCGACCTCACGATGGACGCGCTGATGACCGGCTCGATCATCCTCGTGGTGATGACGGTGCTGGCGGTGTTCTGGGGCACGCGGACCTTCCAGAAGGAGAACGCCTGA
- a CDS encoding efflux RND transporter periplasmic adaptor subunit, which yields MQGRTTTVTTGKVTETVSATGTVASAYTADVDFRTSGEVESIDVAVGDVVTKGQKLAALDSSEADQQLAVAKSNLEVARENLGNADSGDSQQGGASESTTSLQAKVDSAELAVQQAQDSVDATTLTAPGDGTVTAVNGAVGEQAGSGSTGSSGSSGQSGSSSSTTSGAFIVLTDLTNLVVTTSVAEVDVSKVKTGQAATVTGNAMPGTAIQATVASVDLTPTTSGSVVSCGAKLTLTDPPEGLRPGQSASVVITTAEADNVLTDPAAAVQTSGDTSTVTVDQNGQQVRRRVEIGVRGKSTVEVKSGLTAGERVVLTATAQTQSTGNRQQGATMPGGGPGR from the coding sequence GTGCAGGGGCGCACCACGACGGTCACGACGGGGAAGGTCACCGAAACCGTATCGGCGACCGGGACGGTCGCGAGCGCCTACACGGCGGACGTCGATTTCCGCACCTCCGGTGAGGTCGAGTCGATCGACGTCGCGGTGGGCGATGTCGTCACGAAGGGGCAGAAGCTCGCGGCGCTCGACTCGTCCGAGGCGGACCAGCAACTCGCGGTGGCCAAGAGCAACCTCGAAGTGGCGCGGGAGAACCTGGGCAACGCGGACTCCGGCGACAGCCAGCAGGGTGGCGCGTCGGAGAGCACCACGTCGCTGCAGGCGAAGGTCGATTCCGCCGAGCTGGCCGTCCAGCAGGCGCAGGACTCGGTCGACGCGACCACGTTGACCGCGCCGGGTGACGGCACCGTCACCGCGGTGAACGGCGCGGTCGGCGAGCAGGCGGGCAGCGGGTCGACCGGATCGAGCGGGTCCAGCGGCCAGTCCGGCTCCAGTTCGTCCACCACCAGTGGCGCGTTCATCGTGCTCACCGACCTGACGAACCTGGTCGTCACCACCTCGGTCGCGGAGGTCGACGTCAGCAAGGTCAAGACCGGCCAGGCGGCGACCGTGACGGGCAATGCGATGCCCGGCACCGCCATCCAGGCCACCGTCGCCTCGGTCGACCTGACGCCGACGACCAGCGGCTCCGTCGTCTCGTGCGGCGCGAAGCTCACGCTCACGGACCCGCCCGAAGGTCTGCGCCCCGGCCAGTCCGCGAGCGTCGTCATCACCACCGCGGAGGCCGACAACGTGCTCACGGACCCGGCCGCCGCGGTGCAGACGAGCGGGGACACCAGCACGGTCACGGTCGACCAGAACGGGCAGCAGGTGCGCAGGCGCGTCGAGATCGGCGTGCGCGGGAAGTCCACAGTGGAGGTCAAATCGGGGCTCACCGCGGGCGAGAGGGTCGTGCTGACCGCGACCGCGCAGACGCAGAGCACCGGCAACCGCCAGCAGGGCGCGACGATGCCGGGCGGCGGCCCCGGCCGGTGA
- a CDS encoding glycoside hydrolase family 25 protein: protein MTEGSTERGINLALHATVADWDAVRSGAVSFASITVTENTNWLDRGAGKQIEAAQRAGIRTGIRHYARPGAPHDQAELCVRAGRGLGVFGPGSLAPTLEVEAEGVDDRFVKAWIKTVRQSAGIQRVVIYADYGLWLRRLHPQKWADREVVLWVARHNDIPGRPGWFHPRLALHEHSSAPPMPGVSGPIGMDALVYPFTLADLLL from the coding sequence TTGACGGAGGGCAGCACGGAGCGCGGGATCAACCTCGCACTGCACGCGACCGTGGCGGACTGGGACGCGGTCCGGTCCGGCGCGGTCTCGTTCGCCTCCATCACCGTCACCGAGAACACGAACTGGCTCGACCGCGGCGCCGGGAAGCAGATCGAAGCGGCACAGCGGGCCGGCATCCGCACCGGCATCCGCCACTACGCGCGCCCCGGCGCGCCCCACGACCAGGCCGAGCTGTGCGTGCGCGCGGGTCGCGGGCTCGGGGTGTTCGGGCCGGGTTCGCTCGCGCCGACGCTCGAAGTCGAGGCAGAGGGCGTCGACGACCGGTTCGTGAAGGCGTGGATCAAGACCGTGCGGCAGTCCGCGGGCATCCAGCGGGTCGTGATCTACGCCGACTACGGGCTCTGGTTGCGCCGGTTGCACCCGCAGAAGTGGGCCGACCGCGAAGTCGTGCTGTGGGTGGCGCGGCACAACGACATCCCGGGTCGCCCCGGCTGGTTCCACCCGCGCCTCGCGCTGCACGAGCACAGCTCGGCGCCGCCGATGCCCGGCGTGTCCGGCCCCATCGGCATGGACGCCCTGGTCTACCCGTTCACGCTGGCCGACCTACTGCTCTAG
- a CDS encoding DUF4185 domain-containing protein, protein MRVVETEQICKVTGADSINRTDRFAIHGTDLGILWDGGDGRVFVLFGDTFGEGWGGDGGGPNSADWRSNVLAFSTSRDLAAGLMLDGVVTRPDGTAAQVIARDERRDEVTVIPNSGLAVDGLQVVHYMSVRQWGPPGKWTTNYSGLAVSDDGGVTWAKPWSARWINRAERDDPFQMCALAREGDHVHLFGTTNGRHGDAYLARTAIPHLLDASSYEYFDGRGWTRDEFAAAPVIPGPVGELSVAYDVHLGRWLAMHLDDPGGAILLRSADRLTGPWSPGQVAVPGHQYPGLYGGYLHPWALDGPDVYYLMSQWGPYNVFLMRSRLEQ, encoded by the coding sequence ATGCGTGTGGTCGAGACGGAGCAGATCTGCAAGGTGACGGGCGCCGATTCGATCAACCGGACCGATCGGTTCGCCATCCACGGCACGGATCTCGGCATCCTGTGGGACGGCGGTGACGGTCGGGTCTTCGTGTTGTTCGGCGACACCTTCGGCGAGGGCTGGGGCGGCGACGGCGGCGGCCCGAACAGCGCCGACTGGCGCAGCAACGTCCTCGCCTTTTCGACCAGCAGGGACCTGGCCGCCGGTCTCATGCTCGACGGCGTCGTCACGCGGCCGGACGGGACCGCAGCCCAGGTCATCGCGCGGGACGAGCGCCGGGACGAGGTGACCGTCATCCCGAACTCGGGCCTCGCGGTCGACGGGCTCCAGGTCGTGCACTACATGTCCGTGCGGCAGTGGGGCCCGCCGGGGAAGTGGACCACCAACTACTCCGGCCTCGCCGTCTCTGACGACGGCGGGGTCACCTGGGCCAAGCCGTGGAGCGCGCGCTGGATCAACCGCGCCGAGCGGGACGACCCGTTCCAGATGTGCGCGCTGGCCCGCGAGGGCGACCACGTCCACCTCTTCGGCACCACCAACGGGCGGCACGGCGACGCCTACCTCGCCCGCACGGCGATCCCGCACCTGCTCGACGCGTCGTCCTACGAGTACTTCGACGGCCGCGGCTGGACCCGGGACGAGTTCGCCGCCGCGCCGGTCATCCCGGGCCCGGTCGGGGAGCTGTCCGTGGCCTACGACGTCCACCTCGGACGGTGGCTGGCCATGCACCTGGACGACCCGGGCGGCGCTATCCTGCTGCGCTCCGCCGACCGGCTCACCGGTCCGTGGTCACCCGGTCAGGTCGCCGTGCCCGGGCACCAGTACCCCGGCCTCTACGGCGGTTACCTGCACCCGTGGGCGCTGGACGGCCCGGACGTCTACTACCTCATGTCGCAGTGGGGCCCGTACAACGTGTTCCTGATGCGGAGCAGGCTAGAGCAGTAG
- a CDS encoding aminodeoxychorismate synthase component I, with amino-acid sequence MLLLLDERARSRGIGTAAGLCGEWFGSQAVLAPEVQLRPVTDPFEVPDRQPRVDAPEGVVGGGWFGYLSYDLTDPSGRRTALPEAVWGWADHVLRLDADGWWWFESLGGPDLAAEFAELLTREAPSPAWRAGPLHRPLPTEHGDAVKACVHAIEAGELFQANICTRFEGTFEGSPAALFAQGVRGLQPRRAAFLTGEWGSVVSLSPELFLARHGDRVRSTPIKGTLPRRGPADDVLARRLRESVKDVAENVMITDLVRNDLGRVCAVGSVRVPELLRVRPAPGVWHLESTVEGRVVTPDAELLAATFPPGSVTGAPKIRALELIAELEPRPRGIYTGAVGLASPVAGLELNVAIRTFEVHGGSIALGVGGGITADSDAEAEWQECLHKAAPLEALLT; translated from the coding sequence GTGCTGCTTCTCCTCGACGAGCGCGCCCGCTCCCGGGGGATCGGCACGGCGGCCGGCCTGTGCGGCGAGTGGTTCGGCTCCCAGGCCGTGCTGGCACCCGAGGTCCAGCTCCGCCCGGTCACCGACCCGTTCGAGGTGCCGGACCGGCAACCGCGGGTCGATGCTCCGGAGGGGGTCGTCGGCGGCGGCTGGTTCGGATATCTCTCCTACGACCTGACCGACCCGTCCGGCCGCCGCACGGCGCTGCCCGAGGCGGTGTGGGGCTGGGCGGACCACGTCCTGCGGCTGGACGCGGACGGCTGGTGGTGGTTCGAATCGCTCGGGGGCCCGGACCTGGCGGCGGAGTTCGCGGAGCTGCTGACCCGGGAGGCGCCGTCCCCGGCCTGGCGGGCGGGGCCGTTGCACCGCCCGCTGCCCACCGAACACGGCGACGCCGTGAAGGCCTGCGTGCACGCCATCGAGGCCGGGGAGCTGTTCCAGGCCAACATCTGCACGCGCTTCGAGGGAACGTTCGAGGGATCGCCCGCCGCGTTGTTCGCGCAGGGGGTGCGCGGGTTGCAGCCGCGCCGGGCCGCGTTCCTCACCGGCGAGTGGGGCAGTGTCGTGTCGTTGTCGCCTGAGCTGTTCCTCGCCCGCCACGGCGACCGGGTCCGTTCGACGCCGATCAAGGGCACGCTGCCCCGGCGCGGCCCGGCGGACGACGTGCTGGCGCGACGGCTGCGCGAGTCGGTCAAGGACGTGGCCGAGAACGTGATGATCACCGACCTGGTGCGCAACGACCTCGGCCGGGTGTGCGCGGTGGGCAGCGTGCGGGTGCCCGAGCTGCTGCGGGTGCGGCCGGCGCCCGGCGTGTGGCACCTGGAGTCGACCGTGGAGGGGCGGGTGGTCACCCCGGACGCGGAGTTGCTGGCCGCGACCTTCCCGCCCGGCTCGGTGACGGGCGCACCGAAGATCCGGGCGCTGGAGCTGATCGCGGAGCTGGAGCCACGGCCGCGCGGGATCTACACAGGCGCGGTCGGGCTGGCGTCGCCGGTGGCCGGGCTGGAGCTGAACGTCGCGATCCGCACGTTCGAGGTCCACGGCGGTTCGATCGCGCTCGGCGTCGGCGGCGGCATCACCGCGGATTCGGACGCGGAGGCAGAATGGCAGGAATGTCTGCACAAAGCCGCCCCGCTGGAAGCGCTGCTCACCTGA
- a CDS encoding GNAT family N-acetyltransferase — MSAQSRPAGSAAHLIRLGTAADLDAAAATLGAAFADYPFTRHTVAAADHVARVTGLQRLFLEHVGLPCERVWVSDDLAAVAVWMTPTSGEPDLDALAPRLRELAGDRAAAAAAAEKAMAPHRPTGPAWFLAAVGVVPGRQGEGLGPAVLAPGLRAAAAEGHPAYLETSLESNVGFYQGLGFEVTAQVALPDGGPTTWAMRKDPA; from the coding sequence ATGTCTGCACAAAGCCGCCCCGCTGGAAGCGCTGCTCACCTGATCCGCCTCGGCACAGCAGCCGACCTCGACGCCGCGGCGGCGACCCTGGGCGCGGCCTTCGCGGACTACCCGTTCACGCGGCACACCGTCGCGGCGGCGGACCACGTCGCGCGGGTGACCGGCCTGCAACGGCTGTTCCTGGAACACGTCGGGCTACCGTGTGAGCGGGTCTGGGTGAGCGACGACCTGGCAGCGGTGGCGGTCTGGATGACGCCCACGTCGGGCGAGCCCGACCTGGACGCACTGGCCCCGCGGCTCCGGGAGCTGGCGGGTGACCGCGCGGCAGCCGCGGCGGCCGCGGAGAAGGCGATGGCCCCGCACCGGCCGACCGGGCCCGCCTGGTTCCTCGCCGCGGTCGGCGTGGTGCCCGGCCGCCAGGGCGAGGGCCTCGGCCCGGCGGTCCTCGCGCCCGGGCTGCGTGCCGCCGCCGCGGAGGGGCACCCGGCCTACCTGGAGACCTCGCTGGAGTCGAACGTGGGCTTCTACCAGGGGCTGGGCTTCGAGGTGACCGCGCAGGTCGCCCTCCCCGACGGCGGCCCGACCACCTGGGCGATGCGGAAGGACCCCGCCTGA
- the rsmI gene encoding 16S rRNA (cytidine(1402)-2'-O)-methyltransferase, translating into MPLVLAATPLGDSRDASPRLVAALAEADVIAAEDTRRLRSLATALDVTPRGRVVSFYEDVETSRLPKLLEALRAGETVVLVTDAGMPSVSDPGYRLVAACVEEDLPVTCLPGPSAVTTALALSGLPSDRFCFEGFAPRKPGEKGRWFRELATEPRTVVFFESPHRLAATLTEAAAALGDERRAAVCRELTKTYEEVRRGTLPELAAWAADGVRGEITVVLEGARPRAVSVTDLVAEVSARVAAGERLKSAAAEVAEATGVSKKELYDAVLAARRA; encoded by the coding sequence ATGCCACTCGTCCTCGCCGCGACCCCCCTCGGTGACTCCCGCGACGCTTCGCCGCGCCTGGTCGCCGCACTGGCCGAGGCGGACGTGATCGCCGCCGAGGACACCCGGCGGCTGCGGTCGCTGGCCACCGCGCTGGACGTGACGCCGCGCGGGCGGGTGGTCAGCTTCTACGAGGACGTCGAGACGTCCCGGCTGCCGAAGCTGCTGGAGGCGCTGCGGGCCGGGGAGACGGTCGTGCTGGTCACCGACGCCGGCATGCCCAGCGTGTCCGATCCGGGGTACCGCCTGGTCGCCGCGTGTGTCGAGGAGGACCTGCCGGTCACCTGCCTGCCCGGTCCGTCGGCGGTGACGACCGCGCTGGCGCTGTCCGGGCTGCCCAGCGACCGGTTCTGCTTCGAGGGGTTCGCGCCGCGCAAGCCGGGTGAGAAGGGGCGCTGGTTCCGGGAGCTGGCGACCGAGCCGCGGACGGTCGTGTTCTTCGAGTCGCCGCACCGGCTGGCCGCGACGCTGACCGAAGCGGCCGCCGCGTTGGGTGACGAGCGGCGGGCGGCGGTGTGCCGGGAGCTGACGAAGACGTACGAGGAGGTGCGGCGCGGGACGCTGCCCGAGCTGGCGGCCTGGGCGGCGGACGGCGTGCGCGGCGAGATCACGGTGGTGCTGGAGGGCGCCCGGCCGCGGGCGGTGTCGGTGACGGACCTGGTGGCGGAGGTGTCGGCCCGCGTGGCGGCAGGCGAGCGGCTCAAGTCCGCGGCGGCCGAGGTCGCCGAGGCGACCGGGGTGTCGAAGAAGGAGCTGTACGACGCGGTGCTGGCGGCCCGGCGCGCCTGA